Proteins encoded in a region of the Phoenix dactylifera cultivar Barhee BC4 chromosome 3, palm_55x_up_171113_PBpolish2nd_filt_p, whole genome shotgun sequence genome:
- the LOC103716042 gene encoding bidirectional sugar transporter SWEET14-like codes for MLVITIENPPAFGVGLLGNIISFLVVLAPMPTFYRVYKRKSTESFQSIPYVVALFSAQLWLYYGLLTKDVLLLTINSATCLIECIYLSIYLTYAPKKAMAFTLKLIFLFNVGLYGSLVLFSLIFVKGRWRFQTVGWICATFAVSVFVAPLSIIKLVIKTRSVEYMPFPLSFFLTLNAVAWFCYGLLLKNIFVALPNVVGFVFGMAQMIIYFIYMNANKDEPKPEVTNQDMEAMPAATLNSDVELADKKSISEKPTEASEHLVPDPGKSEA; via the exons ATGCTAGTAATTACTATTGAAAATCCACCGGCTTTTGGAGTTGGTCTTCTAG GTAACATCATATCATTCTTGGTGGTCCTAGCCCCCAT GCCAACATTTTATAGGGTGTACAAGAGGAAATCGACGGAGTCGTTCCAATCAATACCATATGTGGTGGCATTATTCAGTGCCCAGCTGTGGCTTTATTATGGCCTCCTCACCAAGGATGTGCTGTTGCTCACCATCAACTCTGCTACATGCCTCATCGAATGTATCTACTTATCAATATACCTCACTTATGCTCCCAAGAAAGCCATG GCTTTCACATTAAAGTTAATATTCTTATTCAATGTGGGGTTGTACGGATCCCTAGTTCTTTTCTCTCTAATATTCGTGAAGGGAAGGTGGCGATTCCAAACTGTTGGATGGATTTGTGCGACCTTTGCCGTCAGCGTATTTGTGGCTCCTCTGAGCATCATT AAACTAGTAATAAAAACTAGAAGTGTGGAGTACATGCCATTTCCATTGTCCTTCTTCCTTACTCTCAATGCAGTAGCATGGTTCTGTTATGGCCTTCTCTTGAAGAATATCTTTGTGGCA TTACCCAATGTGGTGGGCTTCGTGTTCGGAATGGCGCAAATGATAATTTACTTCATTTACATGAATGCCAATAAGGATGAACCAAAACCAGAAGTTACCAACCAGGACATGGAAGCGATGCCTGCAGCTACTTTGAATTCAGATGTAGAACTGGCTGACAAGAagagcatttctgaaaaacccACTGAAGCGAGTGAGCATCTAGTGCCTGATCCTGGTAAATCTGAGGCATAA